In a genomic window of Curtobacterium flaccumfaciens pv. betae:
- a CDS encoding alpha/beta hydrolase, producing the protein MTEHDTEIRSATELPARRTELELVTDDHLTLVGELAEPADTSARGTIVTLHPLPTAHGFMDSHVLKKAAARLPALADIAVLRFNFRSVTSPRGTSEGVFGEGVSEGFDLRAAVAEVIDRGLPTPWLVGWSFGTEVILKHALEHVEAGTVAGVVLLSPPLHRTSDEELARWAAVEVPVVALVPEHDDFLQPEAAAARFALAPNVRVVPVAGAKHLWVGERYVRIVLDAIADLVVPGSAPLPTHWPV; encoded by the coding sequence ATGACCGAGCACGACACCGAGATTCGATCCGCCACCGAGCTGCCGGCCCGTCGCACCGAGCTCGAGCTGGTCACGGACGACCACCTGACGCTCGTCGGTGAACTCGCCGAGCCTGCCGACACCTCGGCCCGTGGAACCATCGTCACGCTCCACCCGCTGCCCACCGCGCACGGGTTCATGGACTCACACGTGCTCAAGAAGGCCGCCGCGCGGTTGCCCGCCCTCGCCGACATCGCGGTGCTGCGGTTCAATTTCCGGTCCGTCACGTCGCCGCGCGGCACGTCCGAGGGCGTCTTCGGCGAGGGTGTGTCCGAGGGCTTCGACCTGCGAGCCGCCGTCGCCGAGGTCATCGACCGCGGCCTGCCGACGCCGTGGCTGGTGGGGTGGTCCTTCGGCACCGAGGTGATCCTCAAGCACGCGCTCGAACACGTCGAGGCCGGCACGGTCGCCGGGGTCGTCCTGCTGTCCCCGCCGCTGCACCGTACCTCGGACGAGGAACTCGCCCGCTGGGCTGCCGTCGAGGTCCCGGTCGTGGCGCTCGTCCCGGAGCACGACGACTTCCTGCAGCCCGAGGCCGCGGCGGCACGGTTCGCACTCGCCCCGAACGTCCGGGTCGTGCCGGTCGCGGGCGCGAAGCACCTGTGGGTGGGGGAGCGGTACGTGCGGATCGTCCTCGACGCGATCGCCGACCTCGTCGTCCCTGGCAGCGCGCCGCTGCCGACCCACTGGCCGGTCTGA
- a CDS encoding lytic transglycosylase domain-containing protein, which yields MQRTRTTETSAFGVTPQAAPATTGPVATPKSVAANRVSDERVASFAHDALVDADQRPAKQRTATVQCRATPKLGKPAASSVNAVARKRATAPMMSFVGVFLFVGGSLFNPLQADVAQAAVDTPVLVKTPPAPQQYTAHGTYAVAAADRDGYDVTVPAPKVVKPVVEEDEADAETTDDTADAAATETQPVSAANTLAATAATPDPGSAQAIALQQVTARGWGTDQYNCLVSLWNKESGWRVNAYNPSGAYGIPQALPGSKMATAGADWQTNPATQITWGLNYIAGVYGTPCRAWGHSQANNWY from the coding sequence ATGCAGCGAACCCGTACGACGGAGACGTCGGCGTTCGGGGTGACCCCGCAGGCAGCGCCCGCGACGACGGGTCCGGTCGCCACGCCGAAGTCGGTGGCGGCGAACCGCGTGTCCGACGAGCGCGTGGCGTCCTTCGCGCACGACGCCCTCGTCGACGCCGACCAGCGTCCCGCGAAGCAGCGCACCGCGACGGTGCAGTGTCGTGCGACGCCGAAGCTCGGCAAGCCCGCCGCTTCGTCGGTGAACGCCGTGGCCCGCAAGCGCGCGACGGCCCCGATGATGTCCTTCGTCGGTGTGTTCTTGTTCGTGGGTGGCTCGCTGTTCAACCCGCTGCAGGCCGACGTGGCACAGGCCGCGGTCGACACCCCGGTGCTCGTGAAGACCCCGCCGGCGCCGCAGCAGTACACCGCGCACGGCACCTACGCCGTGGCCGCCGCCGACCGTGACGGCTACGACGTCACCGTCCCGGCCCCGAAGGTCGTCAAGCCCGTCGTCGAAGAGGACGAGGCCGACGCCGAGACCACCGACGACACCGCGGACGCCGCGGCCACCGAGACCCAGCCGGTCTCGGCCGCCAACACGCTCGCCGCCACCGCCGCGACGCCCGACCCGGGCAGCGCGCAGGCGATCGCCCTGCAGCAGGTCACGGCTCGTGGCTGGGGGACCGACCAGTACAACTGCCTGGTCTCGCTGTGGAACAAGGAGTCCGGCTGGCGGGTGAACGCCTACAACCCCAGCGGTGCGTACGGCATCCCGCAGGCCCTCCCCGGCAGCAAGATGGCCACGGCGGGCGCCGACTGGCAGACCAACCCGGCGACGCAGATCACCTGGGGTCTCAACTACATCGCCGGCGTCTACGGCACCCCCTGTCGTGCCTGGGGGCACAGCCAGGCCAACAACTGGTACTGA
- a CDS encoding DivIVA domain-containing protein, with protein MATTFPTAARSALGYDVDEVERFLEDARRAYSADDSAPGIEAAKIRATAFSMRKGGYSTSHVDAALERLEDAFAAREREREMSEVGKKAWYAEARTKASDVVARLERPDGQRFSRVNVLGTGYHPKDVDAFAARLAGYFREGKPLSLTEVRSIVFRPKHGGYREAQVDALLDAVVEVMLAVR; from the coding sequence GTGGCCACCACCTTCCCGACCGCAGCCCGTTCCGCCCTCGGTTACGACGTCGACGAAGTCGAGCGTTTCCTCGAGGACGCCCGGCGCGCGTACTCCGCAGACGACAGCGCCCCCGGCATCGAGGCCGCGAAGATCCGCGCCACGGCCTTCTCGATGCGCAAGGGCGGGTACTCCACGTCGCACGTCGACGCTGCGCTCGAACGGCTCGAGGACGCCTTCGCGGCCCGTGAGCGTGAGCGGGAGATGAGCGAGGTCGGCAAGAAGGCCTGGTACGCCGAAGCGCGGACGAAGGCATCCGACGTCGTGGCGCGGCTCGAGCGGCCCGACGGCCAGCGGTTCAGCCGGGTCAACGTGCTCGGCACCGGCTACCACCCGAAGGACGTCGACGCGTTCGCCGCCCGGCTCGCCGGGTACTTCCGCGAGGGAAAGCCGCTCAGCCTCACCGAGGTCCGTTCGATCGTCTTCCGCCCGAAGCACGGCGGGTACCGCGAGGCGCAGGTCGACGCGCTGCTCGACGCCGTCGTCGAAGTGATGCTCGCTGTCCGGTGA
- a CDS encoding phosphatidate cytidylyltransferase — MRRSDQGDDRPTAEHGPASSGPVKKGLRQDFDARARAARTDFEAQLRQRKADFGARNEALTARTGRNLPAAIGIALAFAVVMLGTLLLWPPSFMVVAAFLLGVGVYELTSAMRFAGRDVPRIPSVAVAIAIVPAAFLVGQVAALFTLLGGIVLISVWRLVEVAVARQKPPAGNVARDLSNGLFVQAYISLLGACVVLLSAQPDGNLWVIGFILVVVAVDTGAYATGLNLGKHPMAPRISPKKTWEGFAGSVAASIVVGILVALFMLGLPWWTGVLLGVLISGSATLGDLTESMIKRDLGIKDISSFLPGHGGLLDRIDSILPSAAVAYVLYLIVNH, encoded by the coding sequence ATGCGTCGCTCCGACCAGGGCGATGACCGCCCCACAGCAGAGCACGGGCCCGCGTCGAGCGGGCCCGTGAAGAAGGGGCTCCGTCAGGACTTCGATGCGCGTGCACGAGCGGCGCGCACCGACTTCGAGGCGCAGCTCCGCCAGCGCAAGGCCGACTTCGGCGCGCGCAACGAGGCGCTGACCGCGCGGACCGGGCGCAACCTGCCGGCAGCGATCGGCATCGCGCTCGCGTTCGCCGTCGTGATGCTCGGCACGCTGCTCCTCTGGCCGCCGTCCTTCATGGTGGTCGCGGCGTTCCTGCTGGGTGTCGGCGTCTACGAGCTCACGAGCGCGATGCGGTTCGCCGGGCGCGACGTCCCGCGGATCCCGAGTGTCGCCGTCGCGATCGCGATCGTGCCGGCGGCGTTCCTGGTCGGGCAGGTGGCGGCGCTGTTCACCCTGCTCGGCGGCATCGTCCTGATCAGCGTCTGGCGCCTGGTCGAGGTCGCCGTCGCGCGGCAGAAGCCCCCGGCCGGCAACGTCGCCCGTGACCTCAGCAACGGGTTGTTCGTCCAGGCCTACATCTCCCTGCTCGGCGCCTGCGTCGTGCTGCTCTCCGCCCAGCCGGACGGCAACCTCTGGGTGATTGGGTTCATCCTCGTCGTCGTCGCGGTCGACACCGGCGCGTACGCCACCGGGCTGAACCTCGGCAAGCACCCGATGGCACCGCGCATCAGCCCCAAGAAGACGTGGGAGGGCTTCGCCGGGTCCGTGGCGGCGAGCATCGTCGTCGGCATCCTGGTGGCCCTGTTCATGCTCGGGCTGCCCTGGTGGACGGGCGTCCTGCTCGGTGTGCTCATCTCCGGTTCGGCCACGCTCGGCGACCTGACCGAGTCGATGATCAAGCGCGACCTCGGCATCAAGGACATCTCGTCGTTCCTGCCCGGACACGGCGGCCTGCTCGACCGCATCGACAGCATCCTGCCGTCCGCTGCGGTCGCCTACGTGCTGTACCTCATCGTCAACCACTGA
- the frr gene encoding ribosome recycling factor yields MISDVLTEATEKMAKAVEVAKDDFSTVRTGRINAALFQKIPVEYYGTPTPLAQLASLQTPEARTLIVTPYDKTALKEIERAIATFPNLGASPTNDGDIVRVTIPELTKDRRKEFVKLVRTKGEDHKVVVRNIRRKAKDDLDALKGEISDDEISRGDKDLEALTKKHVDQIDESLKKKEAELLEV; encoded by the coding sequence GTGATCAGTGATGTCCTGACCGAAGCCACCGAGAAGATGGCGAAGGCTGTCGAGGTCGCCAAGGACGACTTCTCGACCGTCCGCACCGGCCGCATCAACGCGGCGCTCTTCCAGAAGATCCCGGTCGAGTACTACGGCACGCCGACGCCGCTCGCGCAGCTCGCGTCGCTGCAGACGCCCGAGGCCCGCACGCTCATCGTGACGCCGTACGACAAGACGGCGCTCAAGGAGATCGAGCGCGCGATCGCGACCTTCCCGAACCTCGGCGCCAGCCCGACGAACGACGGCGACATCGTCCGCGTGACGATCCCGGAGCTCACCAAGGACCGCCGCAAGGAGTTCGTCAAGCTCGTGCGGACGAAGGGCGAAGACCACAAGGTCGTCGTCCGGAACATCCGCCGCAAGGCCAAGGACGACCTCGACGCACTCAAGGGTGAGATCTCCGACGACGAGATCTCGCGCGGCGACAAGGACCTCGAGGCCCTGACGAAGAAGCACGTCGACCAGATCGACGAGTCGCTGAAGAAGAAGGAAGCCGAACTCCTCGAGGTCTGA
- the pyrH gene encoding UMP kinase — protein MTDEKTGRRRVLLKLSGEAFGAGSLGVNPDVIGTIAKEIAVAAREVEIAIVVGGGNFFRGAELSQRGMDRGRADYMGMLGTVMNALALQDFLEQAGAATRVQSAIAMTQVAEPYIPRRAERHLEKGRVVIFGAGAGLPYFSTDTVAAQRALEIKADEVLVAKNGVDGVYTADPKKDASAEKLHHVTYQDALLKGLKVVDATAFSLCMDNGMPMHVFGMEGEGNVQAAIRGERIGTVVSN, from the coding sequence ATGACCGACGAGAAGACCGGACGACGCCGCGTTCTGCTGAAGCTGTCGGGAGAGGCGTTCGGCGCCGGCTCCCTCGGGGTGAACCCCGACGTGATCGGCACCATCGCCAAGGAGATCGCCGTCGCCGCGCGCGAGGTCGAGATCGCGATCGTCGTCGGCGGGGGCAACTTCTTCCGCGGTGCCGAGCTCTCGCAGCGCGGCATGGACCGCGGTCGCGCCGACTACATGGGCATGCTCGGCACGGTGATGAACGCACTCGCGCTGCAGGACTTCCTCGAGCAGGCGGGAGCTGCCACCCGCGTGCAGTCCGCCATCGCGATGACCCAGGTCGCCGAGCCGTACATCCCGCGGCGCGCCGAGCGGCACCTCGAGAAGGGCCGGGTCGTCATCTTCGGCGCCGGTGCCGGACTGCCGTACTTCTCGACCGACACGGTCGCGGCGCAGCGTGCGCTCGAGATCAAGGCGGACGAGGTCCTCGTCGCCAAGAACGGCGTCGACGGCGTGTACACCGCCGACCCGAAGAAGGACGCCTCGGCCGAGAAGCTGCACCACGTGACCTACCAGGACGCGCTGCTGAAGGGCCTCAAGGTCGTCGACGCCACCGCGTTCTCGCTCTGCATGGACAACGGCATGCCGATGCACGTCTTCGGCATGGAGGGCGAGGGCAACGTCCAGGCCGCGATCCGTGGCGAGCGCATCGGCACCGTCGTCAGCAACTGA
- the tsf gene encoding translation elongation factor Ts: MANFTAADVKKLREDLGAGMMDAKNALVEADGDYDKAVELLRIKGAKAVAKRDDRATSEGVVVATSENGAATVVELASETDFVAKNEKFTTLADKVLGAVAAAGAADVAAANAAPLDGKTVLEVVNESAAALGEKLEVRTVRRVEGSAFEIYLHKISQDLPPQIAVVIAYEGDNAAEARSIAQHVAFANPTYLTRDEVPAEAIEKERATVEAITREEGKPEAALPKIVEGRVNAYIKQVSLLDQDYAKDNKISVAKAAENAGITIQGFARVKVGA; encoded by the coding sequence ATGGCAAACTTCACCGCTGCTGACGTGAAGAAGCTCCGCGAGGACCTCGGCGCCGGCATGATGGACGCGAAGAACGCGCTCGTCGAGGCCGACGGCGACTACGACAAGGCCGTCGAGCTGCTCCGCATCAAGGGTGCCAAGGCCGTCGCCAAGCGCGACGACCGTGCCACCTCCGAAGGTGTCGTCGTCGCGACCTCCGAGAACGGCGCCGCCACGGTCGTCGAGCTGGCGAGCGAGACCGACTTCGTCGCGAAGAACGAGAAGTTCACCACCCTCGCCGACAAGGTGCTGGGCGCTGTCGCCGCTGCCGGTGCCGCCGACGTCGCTGCCGCCAACGCCGCACCGCTGGACGGCAAGACCGTCCTCGAGGTCGTCAACGAGTCGGCCGCCGCGCTGGGCGAGAAGCTCGAGGTCCGCACGGTCCGCCGTGTCGAGGGCTCGGCCTTCGAGATCTACCTGCACAAGATCAGCCAGGACCTGCCGCCGCAGATCGCCGTCGTCATCGCGTACGAGGGTGACAACGCCGCCGAGGCACGTTCGATCGCGCAGCACGTCGCGTTCGCGAACCCGACGTACCTGACGCGCGACGAGGTCCCGGCCGAGGCCATCGAGAAGGAGCGTGCGACCGTCGAGGCGATCACGCGCGAAGAGGGCAAGCCCGAGGCTGCGCTCCCGAAGATCGTCGAGGGCCGGGTGAACGCCTACATCAAGCAGGTGTCGCTCCTCGACCAGGACTACGCGAAGGACAACAAGATCTCCGTCGCGAAGGCCGCCGAGAACGCCGGCATCACGATCCAGGGCTTCGCCCGCGTCAAGGTCGGCGCGTAA
- the rpsB gene encoding 30S ribosomal protein S2 produces the protein MAVVTIRQLLDSGVHFGHQTRRWNPKVKRFILAERSGIHIIDLQQSLAFIDRAYDFVKETVAHGGTILFVGTKKQAQGSIAEQATRVGQPYVNQRWLGGLLTNFQTVSKRLARMKELEEIDFDDTTKGFTKKELLIKKRELDKLHKTLGGIRNLTRTPSALWIVDTKKEHLAVDEAQKLGIPIIGILDTNCDPDEITYPIPGNDDAIRSVGLLTRIVADAAAEGLKTRHNGGDEDEASEPLAEWEQELLGGETAATTEAPAAPVEENDADAQVAAKEIGEPIADEAKNAEPTAEAEAAAETTPAE, from the coding sequence ATGGCCGTCGTCACCATCCGCCAGCTGCTCGACAGCGGCGTCCACTTCGGACACCAGACCCGTCGGTGGAACCCGAAGGTGAAGCGCTTCATCCTCGCCGAGCGCTCGGGCATCCACATCATCGACCTGCAGCAGTCGCTGGCCTTCATCGACCGCGCGTACGACTTCGTCAAGGAGACGGTCGCGCACGGTGGCACGATCCTCTTCGTGGGCACCAAGAAGCAGGCCCAGGGCTCCATCGCCGAGCAGGCGACCCGCGTCGGCCAGCCGTACGTCAACCAGCGTTGGCTCGGCGGTCTGCTCACGAACTTCCAGACGGTCTCCAAGCGCCTCGCGCGCATGAAGGAGCTCGAGGAGATCGACTTCGACGACACGACGAAGGGCTTCACCAAGAAGGAGCTCCTCATCAAGAAGCGCGAGCTGGACAAGCTCCACAAGACCCTCGGTGGTATCCGCAACCTCACGCGGACCCCGAGCGCGCTCTGGATCGTCGACACCAAGAAGGAGCACCTCGCCGTCGACGAGGCGCAGAAGCTCGGTATCCCGATCATCGGCATCCTCGACACCAACTGCGACCCCGACGAGATCACGTACCCGATCCCGGGCAACGACGACGCGATCCGCTCCGTCGGTCTCCTGACCCGCATCGTCGCCGACGCAGCGGCCGAGGGCCTGAAGACCCGCCACAACGGTGGCGACGAGGACGAGGCCAGCGAGCCCCTCGCCGAGTGGGAGCAGGAGCTCCTCGGTGGCGAGACCGCCGCCACGACCGAGGCGCCCGCCGCCCCCGTCGAGGAGAACGACGCTGACGCGCAGGTCGCCGCGAAGGAGATCGGCGAGCCGATCGCCGACGAGGCGAAGAACGCGGAGCCGACGGCCGAGGCCGAGGCAGCCGCGGAGACCACCCCCGCCGAGTGA
- a CDS encoding sugar porter family MFS transporter yields MSTTTTGHGEDRAFKGKVTLFAIAAAVGGFLFGFDSSVINGAVDAIKGEFNLSDAASGFAVASALIGCAFGAYFAGRLADRYGRTRIMFWAAVLFFVSSIGSAFAFATWDLVIWRLVGGLGIGTASVIAPAYISEVSPKAIRGRLASFQQLAITLGIFAALLSDQLFAVTAGSASAEVWGLAAWRWMFLVGVIPSVVYGVLAITLPESPRYLLTKGRADDARVVMGKIVPRDTVNTSLEEIQDGIEKEANEKKGSIRGNRFGLQPIVWVGIILAVLQQFVGINVIFYYSTTLWQAVGFKEEDSFLISTITSVVNVAVTFIAIFLVDKVGRKPLLVAGSAGMFVSLTMVAIAFSQATIVDGSPSLPGSWGVIALIFANLFVVSFGATWGPLMWVLLGEMFPNRIRATALGIGSAANWIANFIVTISFPVLSGFNLTVTYGIYALFALLSLFFVIAKIPETKGRSLEEMGISADGDTVDAKA; encoded by the coding sequence GTGTCCACCACGACCACCGGGCACGGCGAAGACCGTGCGTTCAAGGGGAAGGTCACCCTGTTCGCCATCGCGGCGGCGGTCGGTGGCTTCCTGTTCGGCTTCGACTCGTCCGTCATCAACGGCGCCGTCGACGCGATCAAGGGCGAGTTCAACCTCTCCGACGCGGCCAGCGGCTTCGCCGTCGCCTCGGCCCTGATCGGCTGTGCGTTCGGCGCCTACTTCGCCGGCCGCCTCGCCGACCGCTACGGCCGCACCCGGATCATGTTCTGGGCCGCCGTGCTGTTCTTCGTCTCGTCGATCGGTTCGGCGTTCGCGTTCGCGACGTGGGACCTCGTGATCTGGCGTCTCGTCGGCGGTCTCGGCATCGGTACCGCCTCGGTCATCGCACCGGCGTACATCTCCGAGGTCTCCCCGAAGGCGATCCGCGGGCGGCTGGCCTCGTTCCAGCAGCTGGCGATCACGCTCGGTATCTTCGCCGCGCTCCTGTCCGACCAGCTCTTCGCCGTCACCGCGGGCAGCGCCTCGGCCGAGGTCTGGGGTCTCGCGGCCTGGCGCTGGATGTTCCTGGTCGGGGTGATCCCCTCGGTCGTCTACGGCGTCCTGGCGATCACGCTGCCGGAGTCCCCGCGCTACCTGCTCACCAAGGGTCGTGCTGACGACGCGCGCGTGGTGATGGGCAAGATCGTCCCGCGCGACACCGTGAACACGAGCCTGGAGGAGATCCAGGACGGCATCGAGAAGGAAGCCAACGAGAAGAAGGGCTCCATCCGGGGCAACCGCTTCGGGCTCCAGCCGATCGTCTGGGTGGGCATCATCCTGGCCGTGCTGCAGCAGTTCGTCGGCATCAACGTGATCTTCTACTACTCGACGACGCTCTGGCAGGCCGTCGGCTTCAAGGAGGAGGACTCGTTCCTCATCTCCACGATCACCTCGGTGGTCAACGTCGCCGTGACCTTCATCGCGATCTTCCTGGTCGACAAGGTCGGCCGCAAGCCGCTGCTCGTCGCCGGTTCGGCGGGCATGTTCGTCTCGCTCACCATGGTCGCCATCGCGTTCTCGCAGGCGACGATCGTCGACGGCAGCCCGAGCCTCCCCGGCTCGTGGGGCGTCATCGCGCTGATCTTCGCGAACCTCTTCGTGGTGTCCTTCGGTGCCACGTGGGGTCCGCTCATGTGGGTGCTGCTCGGCGAGATGTTCCCGAACCGCATCCGTGCCACCGCGCTGGGCATCGGCTCGGCCGCCAACTGGATCGCGAACTTCATCGTCACGATCTCGTTCCCGGTGCTGTCCGGCTTCAACCTGACGGTCACCTACGGCATCTACGCGCTGTTCGCGTTGCTGTCGCTGTTCTTCGTCATCGCCAAGATCCCGGAGACCAAGGGCCGCTCGCTCGAGGAGATGGGCATCTCCGCCGACGGCGACACGGTGGACGCCAAGGCCTGA
- a CDS encoding murein hydrolase activator EnvC family protein — protein sequence MRSSARPVLLSVVCVALLSGTVLSGTVVFGAAPSTGGGATVGSGESAGAGASVGAGASVDTVTEPRRVEARWVWPTGSRVVERAWEAPSSDYAAGHRGLDVPAVLGSPASAVDDGTVAFAGAVGGRTVVTIDHGDGLVSTLDSVTPLVAAGDEVVQGAPVGRVSVGHCPESAPCLHLGARVDGRYVDPMAYLPPAEWPVLLPESAWPG from the coding sequence ATGCGATCGAGCGCACGTCCCGTCCTGCTGTCCGTCGTGTGCGTTGCGCTGCTGAGCGGGACGGTGCTGAGCGGGACCGTGGTGTTCGGTGCCGCGCCGTCGACGGGAGGCGGGGCGACGGTGGGCTCCGGGGAGTCGGCGGGCGCCGGGGCGTCGGTGGGTGCCGGGGCGTCGGTGGACACTGTGACCGAGCCGCGCCGGGTCGAGGCTCGCTGGGTCTGGCCCACCGGATCGCGGGTGGTCGAGCGCGCATGGGAGGCACCGTCCTCGGACTACGCCGCCGGCCACCGGGGCCTCGACGTCCCGGCCGTCCTCGGCAGCCCTGCTTCGGCGGTGGACGACGGCACCGTGGCGTTCGCCGGGGCGGTCGGCGGCCGCACCGTCGTGACGATCGACCACGGTGACGGGCTGGTCAGCACGCTCGACTCGGTGACCCCCCTGGTCGCCGCCGGCGACGAGGTGGTGCAGGGCGCGCCGGTCGGCCGTGTCTCGGTCGGGCACTGTCCGGAGTCCGCGCCGTGCCTGCACCTCGGTGCTCGTGTCGACGGTCGCTACGTCGACCCGATGGCGTACCTGCCACCGGCCGAGTGGCCGGTGCTGCTGCCCGAATCGGCTTGGCCCGGGTGA
- a CDS encoding tyrosine recombinase XerC gives MVARTDGRLVVAVDAFLGHARHARGLSEQTLRAYANDLEQLVAFADGRGIDRVADVELELLRDWLWDADHRGLARSTIARRSSSVRAFTRWASEIGVTTTDAGVRLRAPKGGAHLPRVVSADQVRALLDGLGSRAATDDPTALRDLALVELLYAAAIRVSELVGIDVTDVDRGRLTVRVLGKGGKERVVPFGVPARDALEAWLERGRPTLAARAEGPAGAALFLGDRGARLGVRSAYRVVARLLGDLPGEGPSGPHTFRHTAATHLLDGGADLRAVQELLGHASLGTTQIYTHVSSARLREVYRTAHPRA, from the coding sequence GTGGTTGCGCGGACGGACGGTCGACTCGTGGTGGCGGTGGACGCCTTCCTCGGGCACGCCCGGCACGCGCGTGGCCTCAGCGAGCAGACCCTCCGTGCGTACGCCAACGACCTCGAGCAGCTCGTGGCGTTCGCGGACGGTCGCGGCATCGACCGCGTCGCCGACGTCGAGCTCGAGCTCCTGCGCGACTGGCTGTGGGACGCCGACCACCGGGGGCTCGCCCGGTCGACCATCGCCAGGCGGTCTTCGTCCGTGCGGGCGTTCACGCGTTGGGCGAGCGAGATCGGGGTGACGACGACCGACGCCGGGGTCCGGCTCCGCGCCCCGAAGGGTGGGGCACACCTGCCGCGCGTGGTGTCGGCCGACCAGGTGCGCGCCCTGCTCGACGGACTCGGTTCCCGGGCGGCGACGGACGACCCGACGGCGTTGCGGGACCTGGCCCTCGTCGAGCTCCTGTACGCGGCGGCCATCCGGGTCAGCGAACTCGTCGGGATCGACGTGACCGACGTCGATCGCGGACGCTTGACCGTGCGGGTGCTCGGCAAGGGCGGCAAGGAACGCGTGGTGCCGTTCGGGGTTCCGGCGCGGGACGCACTCGAGGCGTGGCTCGAGCGCGGACGGCCCACCCTCGCCGCACGGGCGGAGGGACCTGCAGGCGCGGCGCTGTTCCTCGGCGACCGTGGTGCCCGACTCGGCGTCCGCAGTGCCTACCGCGTGGTCGCCCGGTTGCTCGGTGACCTGCCGGGCGAGGGTCCGAGCGGTCCGCACACCTTCCGGCACACCGCGGCGACGCACCTGCTCGACGGCGGAGCGGACCTGCGCGCGGTGCAGGAACTCCTCGGTCACGCCAGCCTCGGGACGACGCAGATCTACACGCACGTGTCGTCGGCCCGGCTGCGCGAGGTGTACCGGACAGCGCACCCGCGCGCCTGA